The Falco naumanni isolate bFalNau1 chromosome 1, bFalNau1.pat, whole genome shotgun sequence genome window below encodes:
- the LOC121085612 gene encoding uncharacterized protein LOC121085612, translating into MDLMALEACKAADRAKKDANRTRSRILAERARMYRSRATQEVSVDTGWRKDVYQRHLRAQERHELTVDSPTPASQDQLVGTRLEAVRSQMEHEARVTQKTEQAKAARQCSRIWDIPGRLLEQQKSSADLEQCIREGEEKKQALAERLHEPELKLAKLKFHQPSNISRCAVVSTGPRPLAGGGHVCARCPDTAGHPFPRPTAAAHPSCAARFSEQGAPAGKNRQQPAG; encoded by the exons ATGGATCTCATGGCCTTGGAGGCCTGCAAAGCCGCTGACAGAGCCAAG AAGGACGCAAACAGGACGCGCAGCCGGATCCTTGCGGAGAGAGCGCGCATGTACCGCTCCCGGGCCACCCAGGAGGTCTCTGTAGACACAGGGTGGCGGAAGGACGTGTACCAAAGGCACCTGAGAGCG caggagaggcacGAGCTCACCGTGGACTCCCCGACCCCGGCCTCACAGGACCAGCTCGTGG GCACCAGACTGGAGGCCGTCAGGTCCCAGATGGAGCACGAGGCCAGGGTCACGCAGAAGACGGAGCAGGCCAAGGCTGCGCGGCAGTGCTCCAGGATCTGG GACATACCCGGCAGGCTCCTGGAACAGCAGAAGTCCTCGGCGGACCTGGAGCAGTGCATCAGGGAGGGCGAGGAGAAGAAGCAGGCACTGGCGGAGAGGCTGCACGAGCCGGAGCTGAAACTAGCTAAGCTGAAGTTTCACCAGCCCTCGAACATAAGCAGGTGTGCAGTCGTGTCCACCGGGCCACGGCCCTTGGCAGGGGGGGGACACGTGTGTGCCAGGTGTCCCGACACAGCAGGGCACCCCTTCCCACGTCCCACTGCAGCCGCCCACCCCTCCTGTGCCGCCAGGTTTTCTGAGCAGGGGGCTCCTGCTGGGAAAAATAGGCAACAGCCTGCAGGGTAG
- the LOC121085669 gene encoding UBA-like domain-containing protein 2-A — MCTPSNTPATPPNFPDALAMFSKLRTSESLQSSNSPITSMACSPPGSFSPFWASSPPSHQPAWLPPSSPTAHGLHHHLHHPQPAWPPAPPPATPPQKAVATMDGQR, encoded by the coding sequence ATGTGCACCCCCAGCAACACGCCGGCCACGCCACCCAACTTCCCGGATGCCCTGGCCATGTTCTCCAAGCTGCGGACCTCCgagagcctgcagagcagcaacagCCCCATCACCTCCATGGCCTGCTCCCCTCCGGGGAGCTTCAGCCCCTTCTGGGCCTCCTCGccccccagccaccagcccGCCTGGCTGCCTCCCTCCTCGCCCACCGCCCACGGCCTCCACCACCATCTGCACCACCCGCAGCCCGCctggccccctgcccccccacctgCCACCCCCCCACAGAAAGCCGTGGCCACCATGGATGGCCAGAGATAA